The following is a genomic window from Saprospiraceae bacterium.
CCTGAACGATGTAGGTTTTTTTATGTTTTTTTGATGGATTCAGAAGTTGGTCGTTCAGCGATTTGTCATTTGTCAGCACGAGAAGACCTTCAGAGTCTTTGTCCAATCTTCCTACAGGATATACATCCTTTTCTATATTTAAAAAATCAGAAAGTGTTTGATGGTTTTCCCTTTCCTTTGTAAACTGAGTGAGTACATTATACGGTTTGTAAAATACATAATATTTAAAATCCATAGTCAATAATTAGGGTGTATTTCATTTTTTCGCTTCACATTATAAAGCACCATTTTATTATATCGCGATTCAGGCAAGATGCCTGTCTATATTGCATCGTAGCTGGAAGCTACGACGAACAAACGAAACTTGATAAGAAAGAGTAAAGGGCGAAAAAATGAAATGCACACAATAATTATGTATTTGTATTGATGTTAAAGAAACTCCTATCTGCATTTATACATTAAATCTGAAATGCATGACATCGCCGTCTTCTACCACATATTCTTTGCCTTCAACACCCATTTTACCGGCTTCTTTCACCGCATGCTCAGACCCATATTTGACATAAGCATCGTATTTTATGACTTCTGCCCTGATAAATCCTTTCTCAAAGTCAGTGTGTATGACTCCTGCCGCTTGAGGTGCTTTCCATCCTTTTACGATAGTCCAGGCCCTGACTTCTTTTACTCCTGCTGTGAAATATGTATATAAATTCAACAGCTTATAGGCAGCCCTGATGATTCTGTTGACTCCGGCTTCATGAAGCCCCATAGCTTCTATAAATTCCATACGTTCTTCCTTGCTTTCGAGCTCCGCAATTTCAGCTTCTATTCCTGCACATATCAGCAATACTTCAGCATTTTCATTTTTTACTGCATCCATAAATCGCTGTGTATGGACATTTCCTTCGATCACTGCAGCTTCATCAACATTACAAACATAAAGGATGGGTTTGCCTGTAAGAAGATATAAATCCTTATAAAGCGATTCATAATGCTCGTCGACTTCAAAGCTTCGGGCAGGTTTTTCACTCTCGAGATGTTTCAGCAGTTTTTCTGCCCATTCTACATTGAGTGCATCGTCTTTAGACCCTGATTTTGCTTGCTTTTTTAGTTTATCAATCCGTTTTTCCATGGTTTCGATATCCTTAAAGATGAGTTCAAGGTCTATGATCTCTTTGTCTCTTACCGGATCAACACTCCCGTCTACATGGATGACATTATCATCTTCAAAACATCTGACTACATGGACTATGGCATCAACTTCGCGGATATTTGCCAAAAACTGATTGCCCAGTCCTTCGCCTTTTGATGCACCTTTGATAAGTCCGGCAATGTCAAGTATTTCAACGCTCGTGGGAAGTACTTTTTGAGGATTCACTAATTCAGCAAGTTTGTCCAACCTTGTATCAGGCACTACTATCACCCCGAGATTAGGCTCTTTGGTTGCAAACGGATAATTGGCAGCAAGCGCTTTTGCAGATGTTAATGCGTTAAAAAGTGTTGACTTGCCAACATTTGGAAGTCCTACAATTCCACACTGAAGTCCCATTGAAATATAATTTTGGTGAAAAACGCCACAAAGGTACGAATTAGGCTTGAAATAGTAGTTTATTATTTAAAGTTAACATAAATATGGAAAGTTTTTAATTAAAGTTTCAAATAAATGCTGCCATAAGGTGAGATTAAATATTATTCTTAATAGGGCTATTACCCACTTCCTATTTTAAGCACCGATGACTTTTATATTGTAAGCAAGTCAGCTGTCTTTTATATTTAAGATTTTTTAAATAAAAAATGAAATGTTAATAAATGGTGTTGTTTTATCATGATGCTCAATGATATCTAATATATTTTAACGCCAAAACTGCCACCACTTTTTATCAGATTTATCCTTAATTTTTAACTCTTGTTTATTTTGCTTTATTTTACTATAACTGTAAATTTCAACTTTTTCATCAGTTTTCATTTGCCCAACATAACTGCTTCAAACAAATAATAATCATCTGCTATTATTTTATAGCCGTCGCCAAAAATCATTCCAAAACTCATTGAAGTCTCATTGCCGAAAAAACCACAGCCTTTAGGAACTTTTTTCAAAATGTCTTTAAAGATAAAATCAAAATCTTCAAATAAAAAATCACTATCAAAATAAACTAAAGTAGAATTATTTCTCGAAAATACTACAATAGTATTTTCGTCATATACGCCAGCATCGTATTCTATCCATTCACCAATTCTGTTTAGACTTAGTTTAATATTACACTCATCCTGAACTATATCCAATATTTCTTTCTTGTTACCAGCAGCAACAATTCCAATAATCGTCATTCCCATAAATTAAGTTTGTTTTGTTTTTGATTTTTAAATGTTTGTAATGCTATATAATTTCAGAAAAAGTCTCTCTGTCTATACACCCCTATTTTCAAAGGCAAAAGTAATTAAAAAGATAGATTTTCATCTAATTCAAGCTACTTTTATAATCAAATAGTCAATATCTATAGTATGAAATGAAAAATTTAAATACCTTGTATTTGAATTAACTTTTAGGTAATAGTCTCATATTTCAAAAAAAAACCAAAACAACTCCTTTTAAGTACTAAAAGTGCTCTTAAATCATTAACGTTTAAAGATTTAATTACATAAAATGCTACTATTTCTAAAGCGTTAAATTTCTGGATTTAAATCTTCATGAAGAATCGACCAGGTATAATCCGCCAGTAATAGTACTGATGCTTTATAAATAAAAGGTGATTTAAGTCCCCATTCGTCTGGGGAGATCATAGAAATCATCCATGAACTGTCTTTTCTTTCATATACATAATATGTATGGCCAATCAAAGGCTTAAATCCTACGTCTGCTCTATATATCTTCTCAGAAATATTAATCCTGTCATGGATTGCCTGAGCTTGTTTGATCAGTGTTTCTACCTGTTCTTTTATCTGTACAAGTTGATTTTCTGTTTGCTGGTACATCGCTTTCATCGCATTACCTTTGGTTCGACCTTTGTCCAAAGGCCTGATAATAGCGCTGCCTACATGGTGCGCATATGGCAGTAAGTGTGGTGTTTCAGTGATATGATCAATACTGATCGGATTGTTTTGTTCAGACATTGTCCAAAATTGTTCTATAAGTATCAATACACCTAAAAATAAAAATAGTTCAGGATCAGAACATAATAAATTTGGAACGTTTACCACATTGTGCTTTACCAAAGTAGCCGATGCCCCAGTTCAATTCAAACACTACACCAGCAAATGCGACATTGGATGATTTATAACCTGCAGCAAATATACTTTTATCTCTAAGTGGTGTATTAAGTGGTGATCCTTCTTTGACAAAGTCGGTAAAGGCATACTCCAATCTCAGTCCCAGTATGCCACTAAATCGCCCGTCATTACCCATAATATTGGCTCCGAAACCTACAACCCCTGCTATGTTATTGGAATTATAACCTTCAGTTCTTTCATTGGT
Proteins encoded in this region:
- the ychF gene encoding redox-regulated ATPase YchF codes for the protein MGLQCGIVGLPNVGKSTLFNALTSAKALAANYPFATKEPNLGVIVVPDTRLDKLAELVNPQKVLPTSVEILDIAGLIKGASKGEGLGNQFLANIREVDAIVHVVRCFEDDNVIHVDGSVDPVRDKEIIDLELIFKDIETMEKRIDKLKKQAKSGSKDDALNVEWAEKLLKHLESEKPARSFEVDEHYESLYKDLYLLTGKPILYVCNVDEAAVIEGNVHTQRFMDAVKNENAEVLLICAGIEAEIAELESKEERMEFIEAMGLHEAGVNRIIRAAYKLLNLYTYFTAGVKEVRAWTIVKGWKAPQAAGVIHTDFEKGFIRAEVIKYDAYVKYGSEHAVKEAGKMGVEGKEYVVEDGDVMHFRFNV
- a CDS encoding DUF2452 domain-containing protein, which gives rise to MSEQNNPISIDHITETPHLLPYAHHVGSAIIRPLDKGRTKGNAMKAMYQQTENQLVQIKEQVETLIKQAQAIHDRINISEKIYRADVGFKPLIGHTYYVYERKDSSWMISMISPDEWGLKSPFIYKASVLLLADYTWSILHEDLNPEI